Below is a window of Rhodopseudomonas sp. P2A-2r DNA.
GCTGGAGAACGTCGCCGGCCCGTTGCGCTGGGTTCACGGCATGTCGCGGCCGGACGCCGAGCGCCGGGCCCGCGAACTGCTTGAACGCGTCGGCCTCAGCCATCGCGCCGATGCGTTGCCGCGACATCTGTCCGGCGGGCAGCAACAGCGCGTCGCCATCGCGCGGGCTTTGGCCCCGAACCCGAAGGTGCTGCTGCTCGACGAACCGACCTCGGCGCTCGACCCGGAACTGGTCAACGAGGTGCTGGAAGTGATTCGCCGGCTCGCGGTCGAGGACGGGCTGACCATGATCATTTCAACCCATCAGCTGCGCTTTGCCGACGAAGTGGCTGACCGCGTGGTGTTCCTCAGCGGCGGCTCGATCATCGAGGAAGGGCAGGCGCATGAGGTGCTAACCCGTCCGCGCAATCCGATCACCCAGCGCTTCCTCCGCGTGATGGAGGCGGACAAGCCGCCTGCGCCACTGCCATGACGCCGGTGCTCCCATCACGCCTGAATACGCCAACGCCAGTCGAGGCCTTCGCATGAAACATCATCTGCTTCCCGTATCGCCGGCCAACGTCCACTGGGGCTATTTCAGCAAGGCGGTTGCACCCGCCCTCACGCTGAAGTCGGGCGACCGCGCCACCATCGAGACGCTGACCCATCACGCCAACGACGACTACGAGCGCATGATCGCCGACGATCCCGGCGCCGAAAGCGTGTTCAAGTGGACCCGGGAGCACAAGGCCATCGTCCGCCGCGGCGCCGGCCCGACCGAAGGTCCGTTCATCCGCGGCTCCGGCGAAGGCGTCGGCGTGCACCTGCTGACCGGCCCCGTCGTCATCGAAGGCGCGGAGCCCGGCGACGTGCTGGAAGTGCGCATTCTCGATGTCCGGCCGCGGCCCGCCTGCAAGGCCTGTCATGCCGGCAAATGCTTCGGCTCAAATGCCTCGGCAAATTGGGGTTTTCACTATCACGACCTGATCGAGGAGCCGAAGCCGCGCGAAGTCATCACCATCTTCGAACTCGACACCTCCGGCGAACCGTTCGCCAAGGCGGTCTACAACTACGTCTGGACGCCGCAGACCGATCCCGACGGCATCGTGCATCCGACCATCGATTATCCGGGCGTGCGCGTCGACCACTCGACCATCAGGAAACGCGACAACATCATGCAGAACGTCCGCGTTCCCGCCCGGCTGCATTTCGGCACCATGGGCCTCGCGCCGTCCGAGTCCGATTTCGTCAGTTCGATTCCGCCGAGCTATACCGGCGGCAATATCGACGACTGGCGCGTCGGCAAGGGCGCCAAGATGTTCTATCCCGTCGCGGTGCCCGGCGCGTTCTTCTCGGTGGGCGATCCCCACGCCGCCCAGGGCGACAGCGAACTCGGCGGCACCGCCATCGAGACCTCGCTGACCGGCGACTTCGAATTCATCCTGCACAAGCAGGCGGACCTCGGCGGCACCGTACTGGAAGGGCTGACGCATCCGATGCTGGAGACCGACAACGTGTGGTCGGTCTATGGCTTCACCTATCCCAACTATCTCGCCGAGCTGGGACCCGATGCGCAGACCGAGATCGCCAACCATTCCAGCCTCGACCGCGCCATGCGCGATGCCTTCCGCAAGCTACGCCGCTTCCTGATGACGGTTCACCATCTGAGCGAGGACGAAGCCATCTCGCTGCTGTCGGTGGGCGCCGACTTCGGCGTGACACAGGTGGTCGATGCCAACTGGGGCGTGCACGGCACGATCCGCAAGAACATTTTCAGGTGCGACTGATCCGGTGAAGCCGACGCGACATGATGCCCATCGGACGTGGCGGCCTTGGGCTTTGACCACATGATGCCTACAATGCCCAATTTTTGGCACAGCAGTTGCTTGGATTGGTCCGATTGGGGTCGATCCATGAGCTTTCGCCCGTTCACCAGCGAATCCTATTCCGAAGGCGACCGTCCGGAAGCCTGGCGCGACGTGTTGCGCGCTGTCGGCCTTCAGCCCTCACCGACCACCACGGTTCCCAGCGGATACGCCACGGCGTCGCGACGGCGCAGCGACGGCGTGGCGCTGGCGAAATTGTCCGCGGGATCGCAGGCCGTGTCGCCGTTGCGGGATCTCGCCGACGACATGCCGATCGTGCTGCTGCCGTCCGAAGATGGCGTCACGCTGCGCACCCCCGCCGGGCACCAGATCATTTCCGCCCGGCAATTGCTGCTGTTGCCGCGCAACGGCGACTGGAGCGTCGCGTTTCCGCGCGACATGCGGGCGATCGTCCTGTCGGTAACCTCGGAGGCCTTTCACGGCCGCAAGATCGGACAGTCCGGGCTTGCCGACGTGCGCATCATGCCGCCCGGCGGCTTTACCGACATCTTCTCGCGCACGCTCGAGTCGGCGGCGGGCACGCTGGAGACGCTCACCGACATCGAATGGGCCGCAGTCGCGCAAAGCCTCGCGGACCTGCTGCCGACCTTCATGCGCCAGCTCGGCGTGCCCGCGATATCCGCCGGCACCGCGACGCAGGGCGCGATCCTGCACCGGATCTGCCAGACCATCGAGCGGCGGCTGGGCGACCCCGATCTTGCGCCGGCTCGCGTGGCCCAGGCCGAGGGCATTTCCGAGCGCTACCTGCAGAAGCTGTTCGAGGGTACCGGCGGCTTTACGCATTACCTGCGCGAACGACGCCTGCAGCGGACCTGGGCCGACCTGTCGAATCCGGCGGAGGCGCATCATTCGATCTCGGAGATCGCCTACCGCAGCGGCTTCAACGACTCCGCGCATTTCAGCCGCACCTTCCGCCATCGCTTCGGACTGTCGCCGCGCGAGTTTCGCCAGCAGGAAAGCGAACGCGGCGCTGCCTCCGCCGTCACGGCAGGGCAACGCGGCTGGCCGCAGGATGCGCTGGCGCAGTTGCGCAGCCATCATCCGCTGCCGCCTGCCCGCACGACGACCGCACCCTCCGATTCAAATTGCGGACAGAGCGATGCTGTCAGCGATCACAGCCATCATCATCTCGCGGTCGAAGCCGCGCGGGTGCATTGGGGCTATTTCAGCCGCGCCCTGCCGCCGCAGGCGGAGGTCAATTCCGGCGATACCATCACCATCGAAACGCTGACGCAGCACGCCTCCGACGACCCGGAGCGCATGATCGTCGGCGATCCCGGCGCGGAAAGCGTGTTCCGCTGGACCAAGGAGGGAAAGAACGTCGACCGCCGTGGCGCCGGCCCGATGGACGCATCGGTCTATGGACGCGGCGCCGGCGAAGGCTTCGGCGTCCATATCTGCACCGGTCCGGTCCACGTCCGCGATGCGCAGCCCGGCGACGTGCTCGAGGTGCGCATTCTCGACATCGTGCCGCGACCGAGCCGCAGCGACGCGTTCAAGGGCCGGGTCTTCGGCAGCAGCGTCGCCGCGTGGTGGGGCTACCACTACAACGAGTTTCTGGCCGAATCGCCGCCGCGCGAGGTGGTGACCATCTATGAGATCTTCTGCGATGACGGCGCCGCGCATGCGCGGGCGCTCTATTCCTACCGGTGGGCGCCGCAGACCGATCCGTTCGGCGTGCTGCACAGCACCTATGACTATCCGGGCGTGCTGGTCGGCCCCGCATCGGTAAAGCGGCGACACAATGTGCTCGACGGCATCAGAATTCCGCTGCGGCCGCATTTCGGCGTGATCGCGGTGGCACCGCGCGAAACCGACCTCGTCGATTCGGTGCCGCCGTCCTACTTCGGCGGCAACCTCGACAACTGGCGGCTCGGCAAGGGATCGACCGTCTACCTGCCGGTCTCGGTGCCGGGCGCGTTGCTGTCGGTCGGCGATCCCCACGCCACCCAGGGCGACGGCGAACTGGCTGGCACAGCCATCGAATGTTCGATGACCGGAACCTTCCAGCTGATCCTGCACAAGAAGGCCGATCTCGCCGGACGCGCGTTCGCCGACCTCACCTATCCGCTGATCGAAACCGAAACGGACTGGGTGCTGACCGGCTTCAGCCACCCGAACTACCTGGCGGAATTCGGCGCCAACGGGCAGAGCGAGGTCTATGCCAACTCCTCGCTGGATCTCGCCATGAAGGATGCGTTCCGGAAGATGCGCCGCTTCCTCATGAACATCAAAGGCCTCAGCGAGGACGAAGCCATCGCGCTGATGTCCGCGGCCGTGGACTTCGGCGTCACCCAGGTCGTGGACGGCAACTGGGGCGTTCACGCCATACTCAGCAAGCGTCTGTTCGAAGACGTCCCGCAAACCTAGCCTGCCAAGGATATTTTCATTGAAGTTTCACATGATCGCAGGCGGACCGACGCCGGTCGCGCCTTTCAGCCATGCCGTGGAGACCGACGGCTTTGTTTTCGTCACCGGACAGATGCCGGATACGCCCGACGCGCCGGGCCAGCTTCCGGAGACGATCGAGGCGCAGACCCGCGCCGTCATGGCAAATCTCAAGCTGGTGCTGGCCGGCGTCGGGCTCGGCTTCGAGCACGTGGTGATGAGCCGGATCTATCTCACGCGGTTCAAGCAGGACTATGCGGCGATGAACGACACCTATCGCGGCTATTTTGCCGAGGGTCGACTGCCGGCGCGCACCTGCGTCGGCGTGACCGGACTGGCCTATGATGCGCTGATCGAAATCGATCTGGTCTGCAGGCGCCCGCCTGGATAGCGCGCGCCGGATCGATCGCTGGAAGGGCCCGGCGTCGCACTAGCGGCACCGGGCATCTTCCCGCTACTCGACCTTCAGGTTTGCCGCCTTGACGACCTTTTCCCACTTCTCGGTCTCAGCGGCGACCATCTTTCCGAAGGCTTCCGGCGGCCCGATCAGCGGTTCACCGCCGAGATCGATCAGCTTCGCCTTGACCGCGGGATCGGCCAGCACCGCATTCACGTCGGCATTGAGCTTGGCGATGATCTCCGGCGGAGTCTTCTTCGGCGCGCCCACACCGAACAATGCGCTGGCCTCATAGCCCGGCACGGTCTCGGCGACGGTCGGCACGTCCGGCAAAAGCGCGGAGCGCTCGGCGGTCGTCACCGCCAGCGCGCGCAGGCTGCCGGCGCGGATGTGCTGGATGATCGAGGGCATGTTGTCGAAGATCACCTGTACCTGACCGCCGAGCATGTCGGTGATCGCCGGCGCGGCGCCGCGATAGGGAATATGCTGCATCTTGGCGCCCGACATCATCATGAACATCTCGCCCGAGAGATGCACGGACGTGCCATTGCCGGACGAGGCCATGTTGATCTTGCCGGGGTTGGCTTTGACCTCGGCAATGAACTCGGCGACATTTTTCGCCGTGACGTCCTTGGCGACGGTCATCACATTGGCAGTGCGATGAAACGCCGCCACAGGCGCGATGTCGCGCAGGAAGTTGAAGCTCAGTTTGCCGTACAGGCTGGCGTTGATGTAGTTCGCCGGGTTGACCAGCAGGATGGTGTAGCCATCGGGCTCCGCATTGACGACCGATTCGGTACCGATGTTGTTGCCGGCACCGGGCTTGTTCTCGACAACGAACTGCTGGCCGGTCCGCTCGGAGAGCTTCTGGCCGATCAGCCGCGCCAGAATATCGGTGGCGCCGCCGGCAGGATAGCCCACGACGAACCTAACCGGCCGCGTCGGGTAGTCCAGCGCGAAAGCGCTGCCGATCGAGGTGCAAGCAGAAAAGCCCAGCGCGATCAGACCGATCGCCGCGCGAAGTGAAACCATAATTCTCTCCCGGCTGCCGCAGCTTGATGCGCGGTCAGTGTGTATTGACATACCCTGAATTGACAGCATGGTAGCGTAGCAAACAATGCAACTATCGACCAGTGCGACCTCGATGCGCACCGCTGTCTGCTTGCCGGAACCTCGACGGCAACCCGGGCAAAATTTCGTCCTGCGAAACCAGCCGGCCACCGCACGCACCGCCAGCGTCGGATCGCGGCGCCGATTGCTCCTGCCCCCATCCGATGGCACAAGCATAGCAACAACAAACGGAAGCCGTCGCCGCGCAACAGCGGATCTCGATGCGGTCTTCCACCGGGAGGAATAATGGTGAATCCAGCGACAGTGCCAGGCGTGGTCGGTCCGTTCGCAGGCATGGATGTGCCGTGGCTGTTGAAGATGGTCGCCGAGACCCGCCGCGATCATCCGTTTCTGATCTGGGCGCCGTTCGATGCGCCGGCGCGGCACTGGACCTATGGCGAATTCCACGACCGCGTCGGCGCGCTCGCTGCGGGACTTGTCCGGCGCGGCATCCAGCCCGGCGACTTCATTCTCGTGCATCTCGACAACTGCATCGAGGCGATGCTGACCTGGTTCGCCTGCGCCGAACTCGGCGCCATCGTCGTCACCACCAACACCCGCTCGGCGCCGGCGGAGCTTGAATACTTCGCCGGCCATTGCGGCGCGGTCGCTGCCATTACCCAGCCGTCCTATGCCGAACTGGTCGCCGCCAACTGCAGGAACCTGCGCTGGATCGCGGTCATCTCGCACGATGCCGGTGCCGCGCCCGCGACGGGCCATCCCGTGGCGCAGGCCGACCGCTTCGAAGCGCTGTTCGCGGATGCCGTCGACCGGCCGCAGCGGCCGACCGATCCGTTCGCCTCATGCAGCGTGCAGTACACCTCAGGCACCACATCGCGACCGAAGGCCGTGCTGTGGACCCATGCCAATGCGCTGTGGGGCGCCAAGGTCAATGCCGCGCATCAGGACCTGCACGCCGCCGACGTGCACCTCGCCTTCCTGCCGCTGTTCCACACCAATGCGCTGGCCTATTCGGTGCTTGCGAGTTTGTGGGTCGGCGCCAGTTGCGTGATCCAGCCGCGTTTCTCCGCGCGCCGGTTCTGGTCTGTCGCGGCCGAGCATCGCTGCACCTGGAATTCGACCATCGGCTTCTGCATGAAGGCACTGCTCGAACATGAGATCCCGAAGCAGCATACGTTCCGGCTGTGGGGCACCGCGTTCTGCGAACCGCCGGCCTTCGCCACCTTCGGCATCAAGATCATCGGCTGGTGGGGCATGACCGAAACCATCACCCACGGCATCATCGGCGAGGTCGACCAGCCCAACACGCCGATGGCCATCGGCCGCGCGGCCACCGAATACAGCATCCGCGTCACCGACGACGATGGCGCGCCGACGCCCGTTGGCGATACCGGCAACCTGTCGATTCTCGGCGTGCCCGGCCTGTCGCTGTTCAAGGAATACCTGCACAACGAGGCGGCCACGCAAGGGAGTTTCGACGCCCACGGCTACTTCATCACCGGCGACCGCGTCACGCTGCTCGACCGCGGTTTCATCAGGTTCGGCGACCGCGCCAAGGACATGCTGAAGGTCGGTGGCGAGAATGTCGCGGCTTCGGAGATCGAGCAGGTCGTCATCGCTGTGCCCGGCGTGCGCGAAGCCGCCGTGGTCGGCATGAAGCATGCGATGCTCGACGAGGTTCCGGTGGTCTTCATCATCCCGCATGCCGGCGTGGGCAACATGCCGCCGACCCTGCACGACCATGTCATGGCCGCCTGCCGCAACGCGCTGGCCGACTTCAAGGTGCCGCGCGAAATCCGCTTCGTCGACGAGATGCCGCGTTCGACGCTGGAGAAAGTGGCCAAGGCGGAGTTGCGAAAACTGCTGGTGTGAAACGAGGCCCCGGCGCGGGCGCGCATTCGTCGTTCCCCGGATGCTGCGCAGCGCGGCGCTCTTGCGCCGTAGTGCGCTGCTGATCCGG
It encodes the following:
- a CDS encoding acetamidase/formamidase family protein codes for the protein MKHHLLPVSPANVHWGYFSKAVAPALTLKSGDRATIETLTHHANDDYERMIADDPGAESVFKWTREHKAIVRRGAGPTEGPFIRGSGEGVGVHLLTGPVVIEGAEPGDVLEVRILDVRPRPACKACHAGKCFGSNASANWGFHYHDLIEEPKPREVITIFELDTSGEPFAKAVYNYVWTPQTDPDGIVHPTIDYPGVRVDHSTIRKRDNIMQNVRVPARLHFGTMGLAPSESDFVSSIPPSYTGGNIDDWRVGKGAKMFYPVAVPGAFFSVGDPHAAQGDSELGGTAIETSLTGDFEFILHKQADLGGTVLEGLTHPMLETDNVWSVYGFTYPNYLAELGPDAQTEIANHSSLDRAMRDAFRKLRRFLMTVHHLSEDEAISLLSVGADFGVTQVVDANWGVHGTIRKNIFRCD
- a CDS encoding acetamidase/formamidase family protein, producing the protein MSFRPFTSESYSEGDRPEAWRDVLRAVGLQPSPTTTVPSGYATASRRRSDGVALAKLSAGSQAVSPLRDLADDMPIVLLPSEDGVTLRTPAGHQIISARQLLLLPRNGDWSVAFPRDMRAIVLSVTSEAFHGRKIGQSGLADVRIMPPGGFTDIFSRTLESAAGTLETLTDIEWAAVAQSLADLLPTFMRQLGVPAISAGTATQGAILHRICQTIERRLGDPDLAPARVAQAEGISERYLQKLFEGTGGFTHYLRERRLQRTWADLSNPAEAHHSISEIAYRSGFNDSAHFSRTFRHRFGLSPREFRQQESERGAASAVTAGQRGWPQDALAQLRSHHPLPPARTTTAPSDSNCGQSDAVSDHSHHHLAVEAARVHWGYFSRALPPQAEVNSGDTITIETLTQHASDDPERMIVGDPGAESVFRWTKEGKNVDRRGAGPMDASVYGRGAGEGFGVHICTGPVHVRDAQPGDVLEVRILDIVPRPSRSDAFKGRVFGSSVAAWWGYHYNEFLAESPPREVVTIYEIFCDDGAAHARALYSYRWAPQTDPFGVLHSTYDYPGVLVGPASVKRRHNVLDGIRIPLRPHFGVIAVAPRETDLVDSVPPSYFGGNLDNWRLGKGSTVYLPVSVPGALLSVGDPHATQGDGELAGTAIECSMTGTFQLILHKKADLAGRAFADLTYPLIETETDWVLTGFSHPNYLAEFGANGQSEVYANSSLDLAMKDAFRKMRRFLMNIKGLSEDEAIALMSAAVDFGVTQVVDGNWGVHAILSKRLFEDVPQT
- a CDS encoding RidA family protein, which encodes MKFHMIAGGPTPVAPFSHAVETDGFVFVTGQMPDTPDAPGQLPETIEAQTRAVMANLKLVLAGVGLGFEHVVMSRIYLTRFKQDYAAMNDTYRGYFAEGRLPARTCVGVTGLAYDALIEIDLVCRRPPG
- a CDS encoding Bug family tripartite tricarboxylate transporter substrate binding protein, yielding MVSLRAAIGLIALGFSACTSIGSAFALDYPTRPVRFVVGYPAGGATDILARLIGQKLSERTGQQFVVENKPGAGNNIGTESVVNAEPDGYTILLVNPANYINASLYGKLSFNFLRDIAPVAAFHRTANVMTVAKDVTAKNVAEFIAEVKANPGKINMASSGNGTSVHLSGEMFMMMSGAKMQHIPYRGAAPAITDMLGGQVQVIFDNMPSIIQHIRAGSLRALAVTTAERSALLPDVPTVAETVPGYEASALFGVGAPKKTPPEIIAKLNADVNAVLADPAVKAKLIDLGGEPLIGPPEAFGKMVAAETEKWEKVVKAANLKVE
- a CDS encoding AMP-binding protein; amino-acid sequence: MVNPATVPGVVGPFAGMDVPWLLKMVAETRRDHPFLIWAPFDAPARHWTYGEFHDRVGALAAGLVRRGIQPGDFILVHLDNCIEAMLTWFACAELGAIVVTTNTRSAPAELEYFAGHCGAVAAITQPSYAELVAANCRNLRWIAVISHDAGAAPATGHPVAQADRFEALFADAVDRPQRPTDPFASCSVQYTSGTTSRPKAVLWTHANALWGAKVNAAHQDLHAADVHLAFLPLFHTNALAYSVLASLWVGASCVIQPRFSARRFWSVAAEHRCTWNSTIGFCMKALLEHEIPKQHTFRLWGTAFCEPPAFATFGIKIIGWWGMTETITHGIIGEVDQPNTPMAIGRAATEYSIRVTDDDGAPTPVGDTGNLSILGVPGLSLFKEYLHNEAATQGSFDAHGYFITGDRVTLLDRGFIRFGDRAKDMLKVGGENVAASEIEQVVIAVPGVREAAVVGMKHAMLDEVPVVFIIPHAGVGNMPPTLHDHVMAACRNALADFKVPREIRFVDEMPRSTLEKVAKAELRKLLV